One window from the genome of Schistocerca piceifrons isolate TAMUIC-IGC-003096 chromosome 8, iqSchPice1.1, whole genome shotgun sequence encodes:
- the LOC124712252 gene encoding glycine-rich cell wall structural protein 1.8-like: MGGGGGGGGGMGGEVGGGGVDGEVGGGGVDGGVGGGGVDGEVGGGGVDGEVGGGGVDGEVGGGGVDGEVGGGGVDGEVGGGGVDGEVGGGGVDGEVGGGGVDGEVGGGRVDGEGAADGWTGKGRRTGGRERGGGRVDGEGAADGWTGKGRRTGGRGRGGGRVDGEGAADRWTGKGRRRGGRGRGGGGVDGEGAAEGWTGKERRRGGRGRGGGGVDGEGAAEGWTGKGRRRGGRGRGGGGVDGEGAAEGWTVRGWRRGGRGGGGGGAEGEGTEEGRKGWGRRRGRSGGGGGGAEGVGAEEGQKWWGRRRGGRGGSVGGAEGEGA; the protein is encoded by the coding sequence ATGGGCGGCGGAGGAGGGGGCGGCGGAGGAATGGGCGGCGAagtgggcggcggaggggtggacggCGAagtgggcggcggaggggtggacggCGGagtgggcggcggaggggtggacggCGAagtgggcggcggaggggtggacggCGAagtgggcggcggaggggtggacggCGAagtgggcggcggaggggtggacggCGAagtgggcggcggaggggtggacggCGAAGTGGGCGGAGGAGGGGTGGACGGCGAAGTGGGCGGAGGAGGGGTGGACGGCGAAGTGGGCGGAGGAGGGGTGGACGGCGAAGTGGGCGGCGGACGGGTGGACGGGGAAGGGGCGGCGGACGGGTGGACTGGGAAGGGGCGGCGGACGGGTGGACGGGAAAGGGGCGGCGGACGGGTGGACGGGGAAGGGGCGGCGGACGGGTGGACGGGGAAGGGGCGGCGGACGGGTGGACGGGGAAGGGGCGGCGGACGGGTGGACGGGGAAGGGGCGGCGGACAGGTGGACGGGgaaggggcggcggaggggtggacggggaaggggcggcggaggggtggacggggaaggggcggcggaggggtggacggggaaggagcggcggaggggtggacggggaaggggcggcggaggggtggacggggaaggggcggcggaggggtggacggggaaggggcggcggaggggtggacggggaaggggcggcggaggggtggacggggaaggggcggcggaggggtggacggtgagggggtggaggaggggcggaaggggagggggcggaggaggggcgGAAGGGGAGGGGACGGAGGAGGGGCGGAAGGGGTGGGGGCGGAGGAGGGGCAGAAGTGGTGGGGGCGGAGGAGGGGCGGAAGGGGTGGGGGCGGAGGAGGGGCAGAAGTGGTGGGGGCGGAGGAGGGGCGGAAGGGGAGGGAGCGTAGGAGGGGCGGAAGGGGAGGGGGCGTAG